A genomic region of Ornithorhynchus anatinus isolate Pmale09 chromosome 7, mOrnAna1.pri.v4, whole genome shotgun sequence contains the following coding sequences:
- the HNF4G gene encoding hepatocyte nuclear factor 4-gamma isoform X2, translating into MNPSDPGANGLCAICGDRATGKHYGASSCDGCKGFFRRSIRKSHVYTCRFNRQCVVDKDKRNQCRFCRLKKCFRAGMKKEAVQNERDRISTRRTASDGSNIPSINTLAQAETLSRQISGPSPGVGAVDVHLRKAAGIADVCDSMKQQLLVLVEWAKYIPAFCDLPLDDQVALLRAHAGEHLLLGATKRSMMYKDVLLLGNGSIVLRNSPEVEISRVANRVLDELVRPFQEIQIDDNEYACLKAIVFFDPDAKGLSDPLKIRRMRFQVQLGLEDYINDRQYDSRGRFGELLLLLPALQSITWQMIEQVQLVKMLGVAKIDNLLHEMLLGGKAPSAMPASLTPGWPCPLPGGAHDTGHLHHPAVHPHLSQDPLTGQTILLGSMAAPVPPDHLQTPETPLPSPPQGSGPDQYKIPPNQASVISHHVLPKPKQL; encoded by the exons ATGAATCCGTCCGACCCCGGCGCCAACGGTCTGTGCGCCATCTGCGGGGACCGGGCCACGGGCAAGCACTACGGGGCCTCCAGCTGCGACGGCTGCAAGGGCTTCTTCCGGCGCAGCATCCGCAAGAGCCACGTGTACACCTGCAG GTTCAACCGGCAGTGCGTGGTCGACAAGGACAAGAGGAACCAGTGTCGATTCTGTCGCTTGAAAAAGTGCTTCCGAGCGGGGATGAAGAAAGAAG CCGTGCAGAACGAACGTGACAGGATCAGCACGAGGCGGACGGCCTCCGACGGCAGTAACATCCCCTCCATCAACACCCTGGCGCAGGCCGAGACCCTCTCCCGCCAG ATCTCGGGTCCCAGCCCCGGCGTCGGCGCCGTGGACGTCCACCTGAGGAAGGCGGCGGGCATCGCCGACGTCTGCGACTCCATGAAGCAGCAGCTGCTCGTCCTGGTGGAGTGGGCCAAGTACATCCCCGCCTTCTGCGACCTGCCCCTGGACGACCAG GTGGCCCTGCTGAGGGCCCACGCCGGAGAGCACCTTCTGCTCGGCGCCACGAAGAGGTCCATGATGTACAAGGACGTTCTGCTGCTCG GGAACGGCTCCATCGTCCTCCGGAACAGCCCCGAGGTGGAGATCAGCCGGGTGGCCAATCGCGTCCTCGACGAGCTCGTGCGGCCCTTCCAGGAGATCCAGATCGACGACAACGAATACGCCTGCCTCAAGGCCATCGTCTTCTTCGACCCAG ATGCCAAGGGTCTGAGCGACCCCCTGAAGATCCGGCGAATGAGGTTCCAGGTCCAGCTGGGGCTGGAGGATTACATCAACGACCGGCAGTACGACTCCCGCGGCCGCTTCGGagagctgcttctcctcctgcccgcCCTGCAGAGCATCACCTGGCAGATGATCGAGCAGGTCCAGCTGGTCAAGATGCTGGGCGTGGCCAAGATCGACAACCTGCTCCACGAGATGCTGCTGGGAG GGAAGGCCCCGAGCGCGATGCCAGCGTCCCTGACGCCCGGCTGGCCGTGCCCGCTCCCGGGGGGCGCCCACGACACCGGCCACCTGCACCACCCGGCGGTGCACCCGCACCTGTCCCAGGACCCGCTGACCGGCCAGACCATCCTCCTCGGCTCCATGGCCGCCCCGGTGCCCCCTGACCACCTCC agACTCCGGAAACTCCGCTGCCGTCTCCGCCTCAGGGTTCCGGGCCGGACCAGTACAAGATCCCACCCAATCAAGCTTCCGTCATCTCCCACCACGTCCTGCCCAAGCCGAAGCAGTTGTGA
- the HNF4G gene encoding hepatocyte nuclear factor 4-gamma isoform X1, with the protein MMRVSEPMLDMDVASYGEALDPSYTTLEFETMQILYTSGEGASLDPAGMNPSDPGANGLCAICGDRATGKHYGASSCDGCKGFFRRSIRKSHVYTCRFNRQCVVDKDKRNQCRFCRLKKCFRAGMKKEAVQNERDRISTRRTASDGSNIPSINTLAQAETLSRQISGPSPGVGAVDVHLRKAAGIADVCDSMKQQLLVLVEWAKYIPAFCDLPLDDQVALLRAHAGEHLLLGATKRSMMYKDVLLLGNGSIVLRNSPEVEISRVANRVLDELVRPFQEIQIDDNEYACLKAIVFFDPDAKGLSDPLKIRRMRFQVQLGLEDYINDRQYDSRGRFGELLLLLPALQSITWQMIEQVQLVKMLGVAKIDNLLHEMLLGGKAPSAMPASLTPGWPCPLPGGAHDTGHLHHPAVHPHLSQDPLTGQTILLGSMAAPVPPDHLQTPETPLPSPPQGSGPDQYKIPPNQASVISHHVLPKPKQL; encoded by the exons ATGATGAGGGTGTCGGAGCCGATGCTGGACATGGACGTGGCCAGCTACGGCGAGGCCCTGGACCCCTCCTACACCACCCTGGAGTTCGAAACCATGCAGATCCTCTACACGTCGGGCG AGGGGGCGTCCCTGGATCCGGCCGGCATGAATCCGTCCGACCCCGGCGCCAACGGTCTGTGCGCCATCTGCGGGGACCGGGCCACGGGCAAGCACTACGGGGCCTCCAGCTGCGACGGCTGCAAGGGCTTCTTCCGGCGCAGCATCCGCAAGAGCCACGTGTACACCTGCAG GTTCAACCGGCAGTGCGTGGTCGACAAGGACAAGAGGAACCAGTGTCGATTCTGTCGCTTGAAAAAGTGCTTCCGAGCGGGGATGAAGAAAGAAG CCGTGCAGAACGAACGTGACAGGATCAGCACGAGGCGGACGGCCTCCGACGGCAGTAACATCCCCTCCATCAACACCCTGGCGCAGGCCGAGACCCTCTCCCGCCAG ATCTCGGGTCCCAGCCCCGGCGTCGGCGCCGTGGACGTCCACCTGAGGAAGGCGGCGGGCATCGCCGACGTCTGCGACTCCATGAAGCAGCAGCTGCTCGTCCTGGTGGAGTGGGCCAAGTACATCCCCGCCTTCTGCGACCTGCCCCTGGACGACCAG GTGGCCCTGCTGAGGGCCCACGCCGGAGAGCACCTTCTGCTCGGCGCCACGAAGAGGTCCATGATGTACAAGGACGTTCTGCTGCTCG GGAACGGCTCCATCGTCCTCCGGAACAGCCCCGAGGTGGAGATCAGCCGGGTGGCCAATCGCGTCCTCGACGAGCTCGTGCGGCCCTTCCAGGAGATCCAGATCGACGACAACGAATACGCCTGCCTCAAGGCCATCGTCTTCTTCGACCCAG ATGCCAAGGGTCTGAGCGACCCCCTGAAGATCCGGCGAATGAGGTTCCAGGTCCAGCTGGGGCTGGAGGATTACATCAACGACCGGCAGTACGACTCCCGCGGCCGCTTCGGagagctgcttctcctcctgcccgcCCTGCAGAGCATCACCTGGCAGATGATCGAGCAGGTCCAGCTGGTCAAGATGCTGGGCGTGGCCAAGATCGACAACCTGCTCCACGAGATGCTGCTGGGAG GGAAGGCCCCGAGCGCGATGCCAGCGTCCCTGACGCCCGGCTGGCCGTGCCCGCTCCCGGGGGGCGCCCACGACACCGGCCACCTGCACCACCCGGCGGTGCACCCGCACCTGTCCCAGGACCCGCTGACCGGCCAGACCATCCTCCTCGGCTCCATGGCCGCCCCGGTGCCCCCTGACCACCTCC agACTCCGGAAACTCCGCTGCCGTCTCCGCCTCAGGGTTCCGGGCCGGACCAGTACAAGATCCCACCCAATCAAGCTTCCGTCATCTCCCACCACGTCCTGCCCAAGCCGAAGCAGTTGTGA